In the Pseudolabrys taiwanensis genome, one interval contains:
- a CDS encoding HdeA/HdeB family chaperone, giving the protein MKYSRAILLAAALALAAGGLSSTAHAQLTVRMGDIKCEQYLAMSPEQSRNFSSWLSGWYSYQTGKTTIDLVTHQKNIAKIKDWCKFNRRETVMSGLDRATGAQ; this is encoded by the coding sequence ATGAAATATTCACGTGCAATACTGCTTGCAGCAGCGTTGGCTCTCGCTGCCGGAGGGCTTTCATCGACCGCGCACGCGCAACTGACCGTGCGCATGGGCGACATCAAATGCGAGCAATACCTCGCAATGTCGCCGGAGCAGTCGCGCAATTTCTCGTCATGGCTGAGCGGCTGGTACAGCTACCAGACCGGCAAGACGACGATCGACCTCGTCACGCATCAAAAGAACATCGCCAAGATCAAGGACTGGTGCAAATTCAACCGCCGGGAAACCGTCATGTCCGGTCTCGATCGGGCGACCGGCGCGCAATGA
- a CDS encoding ArsR/SmtB family transcription factor, protein MAPHSAKRTKAPDDTGMAELERKAAEAAALLKLLANENRLLILCRLALKGEMAVGDLVSAVGLSQSALSQHLAKMREEGLLATRREAQTVFYRIADQNAARLLMLLKDIYCP, encoded by the coding sequence ATGGCTCCTCACAGCGCAAAACGCACCAAAGCGCCGGACGATACCGGCATGGCGGAACTCGAACGCAAGGCGGCGGAGGCGGCGGCGCTGCTCAAGTTGCTCGCGAACGAGAACCGTTTGCTCATTCTGTGCCGCCTGGCGCTCAAAGGCGAGATGGCGGTCGGCGACCTCGTCAGCGCCGTCGGCCTCAGCCAGTCGGCGCTGTCGCAGCATCTCGCCAAGATGCGCGAGGAAGGGCTGTTGGCGACACGGCGTGAGGCGCAGACGGTGTTTTACCGCATCGCCGATCAGAACGCCGCGCGCCTGCTGATGCTGCTGAAGGACATCTACTGCCCCTGA
- a CDS encoding arylsulfatase, which yields MANGDEPRSNSTLSRRNILMAGTTLMAVSALTSPSPARAQAQQRPAPAPAAPSGAKPNILVIFGDDIGTTNLSTYSQGLMGYETPNIDRIARDGLKFLHYYGEQSCTAGRSAFLTGQHIIRTGLSKVGFPGAPMGMSQLDPSIGGLLKNLGYASGQFGKNHVGDRNEALPTVNGFDEFFGNLYHLNAEEEPELPDYPKDPAYRAKYGPRGVLRCKASDRDDPTVDPRFGKIGKQTIEDTGPLTKKRMETIDDETSAAAIDFMQRQVRASKPFFCWFNSTRMHLRTHVRPSHRGRYTHGDSEYIDGMIEHDETVGALLKTLDDLGVANNTVVVYTTDNGPHMNTWPDGAMTWFRSEKNTNWEGAFRVPCLVRWPGVVQPGTITNEIMSHNDWVPTLCAIAGEPDIINKLKAGYTANGINYKVHLDGHDQSQFLRGVRGSVTNNNNLKSARSTFFYSDDDGLLVAMRKGDYKYVFSEQRSPGTLEVWAEPFTTLRLQKIYNLFQDPFERADITSNTFWDWQLNHVQLMYGLIDDIFEFVSTFKDFPPRSFPPSFNPASIMESTMEGFKDRARLREQIDPERIRARLNEMIQQQIQQRAR from the coding sequence ATGGCCAATGGCGACGAACCACGATCGAACAGCACGCTGAGCCGGCGCAACATTCTGATGGCCGGCACGACATTGATGGCCGTATCGGCCCTCACCTCGCCGTCACCGGCCCGGGCGCAAGCCCAGCAACGACCCGCGCCGGCGCCGGCCGCCCCGTCGGGCGCCAAGCCGAACATCCTCGTCATCTTCGGCGACGACATCGGCACGACCAACCTCAGCACCTATTCGCAAGGGCTGATGGGATACGAGACCCCGAACATCGATCGCATCGCACGCGACGGTCTCAAGTTCCTCCACTACTATGGCGAGCAGTCCTGCACCGCCGGGCGCTCGGCCTTTCTCACCGGCCAGCACATCATCCGCACGGGTCTGTCCAAGGTCGGCTTTCCCGGCGCGCCGATGGGCATGAGTCAGCTCGATCCCTCGATCGGCGGGCTGCTGAAGAACCTCGGCTATGCCAGCGGCCAGTTCGGCAAGAACCACGTCGGCGATCGCAATGAAGCGCTGCCGACGGTGAACGGCTTCGACGAGTTCTTCGGGAATCTCTACCATCTCAATGCCGAGGAAGAGCCCGAACTGCCCGATTATCCCAAAGACCCGGCCTATCGCGCCAAATATGGCCCGCGCGGCGTCCTGCGCTGCAAGGCCAGCGACCGCGACGATCCCACCGTCGATCCGCGCTTCGGCAAGATCGGCAAGCAGACCATCGAGGACACCGGGCCGCTCACCAAGAAGCGCATGGAGACCATCGACGACGAGACCTCGGCCGCCGCGATCGACTTCATGCAGCGGCAGGTCCGCGCCAGCAAGCCGTTCTTCTGCTGGTTCAACTCCACGCGCATGCATCTACGCACGCATGTGCGGCCATCGCATCGCGGCCGCTACACGCACGGCGACAGCGAATATATCGACGGCATGATCGAGCACGACGAGACCGTCGGCGCGCTGCTCAAGACACTCGACGATCTCGGCGTCGCCAACAACACCGTCGTCGTCTACACGACCGACAACGGTCCGCACATGAACACCTGGCCCGACGGCGCCATGACCTGGTTCCGCTCGGAAAAGAACACCAACTGGGAAGGCGCCTTCCGCGTACCGTGCCTGGTGCGCTGGCCAGGCGTGGTCCAGCCCGGCACCATCACCAACGAGATCATGAGCCACAACGACTGGGTTCCGACCTTGTGCGCCATCGCCGGCGAGCCGGACATCATCAATAAGCTCAAGGCCGGCTACACCGCGAACGGCATCAACTACAAGGTCCACCTCGACGGTCACGACCAGTCGCAATTCCTGCGCGGCGTGCGCGGTTCGGTGACAAACAACAACAATCTGAAGAGCGCACGGTCGACATTCTTCTACTCCGACGACGACGGCTTGCTGGTCGCCATGCGCAAGGGCGATTACAAGTACGTCTTTTCCGAGCAACGTTCGCCGGGCACCTTGGAAGTCTGGGCCGAGCCCTTCACGACATTGCGCCTGCAGAAGATATACAACCTATTCCAGGACCCGTTCGAGCGCGCCGACATCACCTCCAATACCTTCTGGGACTGGCAGCTCAACCACGTCCAACTGATGTACGGCCTGATCGACGACATCTTCGAGTTCGTGTCCACGTTCAAGGACTTTCCGCCGCGCTCGTTCCCGCCGAGTTTCAATCCAGCGAGCATCATGGAAAGCACGATGGAGGGCTTTAAGGACCGGGCCCGCCTCAGGGAGCAGATCGATCCCGAACGCATACGCGCGCGCCTGAATGAGATGATCCAACAGCAGATTCAGCAACGGGCGCGGTAG
- a CDS encoding formylglycine-generating enzyme family protein, whose product MIDIPGGTFRMGSDHHYTEEAPVHRVTVDSFWIDRYPVTNSAFAAFVQATGHVTVAEAVPDAKDYPGALPHMLYAGSLVFVPPRHRVELDDISQWWTFLKGADWRHPYGPDSSIDDIMDHPVVHVAHADALAYARWAGKDLPTEAEWEFAARGGLDGAEFAWGAEFTPHGHAMANTWVGEFPRKRRKWRGFERTTPVGSFPANGYGLHDMIGNVWEWTGDWYAPRHQADAAKACCIPDNPRGGREQDSYDPRQPAIRIPRKVLKGGSHLCAPNYCRRYRPAARHAQPIDTSTSHIGFRCVIREAKTS is encoded by the coding sequence ATGATCGACATTCCCGGCGGAACATTCCGCATGGGATCGGACCATCATTATACCGAAGAAGCTCCGGTCCATCGCGTGACCGTCGATAGCTTCTGGATTGATCGATACCCTGTTACCAACAGTGCCTTCGCTGCGTTCGTGCAAGCCACCGGCCATGTCACGGTGGCCGAGGCCGTCCCAGATGCGAAGGATTATCCCGGCGCGCTGCCGCACATGCTGTATGCGGGCTCGCTGGTGTTTGTCCCGCCGCGCCATCGCGTCGAACTTGATGACATAAGCCAGTGGTGGACCTTCCTTAAGGGCGCCGACTGGCGCCACCCTTACGGACCGGACAGCTCCATCGACGACATCATGGATCATCCGGTCGTGCACGTCGCGCATGCCGACGCGCTCGCTTATGCGCGCTGGGCCGGCAAGGACTTACCGACCGAAGCCGAATGGGAGTTCGCCGCGCGCGGCGGCCTCGACGGCGCCGAGTTCGCCTGGGGCGCCGAATTCACGCCGCACGGCCACGCCATGGCGAACACCTGGGTCGGGGAATTCCCGCGCAAGCGCCGCAAGTGGCGAGGCTTCGAGCGCACCACGCCGGTCGGCAGCTTTCCGGCGAACGGCTACGGCCTCCACGACATGATCGGTAACGTCTGGGAATGGACCGGCGATTGGTACGCCCCGCGCCATCAGGCCGATGCGGCAAAAGCCTGCTGCATTCCTGACAATCCACGCGGCGGCCGAGAACAGGACAGCTACGATCCGCGCCAGCCGGCGATCCGGATTCCCCGCAAGGTGCTCAAAGGCGGCTCTCATCTATGCGCACCGAATTATTGCCGCCGCTACCGCCCGGCCGCGCGCCACGCGCAGCCGATCGATACATCCACCAGTCACATCGGATTCCGTTGCGTCATCCGGGAGGCGAAGACATCATGA
- a CDS encoding HAD family hydrolase — protein sequence MRRQPALILRGLAAALSLLLLACHVALAQNDPLPSWNDGAVKTAVTAFVERVTADGSSDFVPAPERIAVFDNDGTLWCEQPVYFQVAFAFDRVSALAPQHPEWKTEEPFRSLLAKDMKTFTANGEKSVLAVIAATHAGMTTDDFRQAVLDWIATAKHPRFNRLYTDLVYQPMLELLGYLRANGFKTFIVSGGGIEFMRPWTEKIYGIPPEQVVGSSAVTQFDMGADGKPVLMKLAKTEFVDDGSGKPVGINRFIGRRPIFAFGNSDGDLQMLQWTAAGAGARFMGLVHHTDAEREYAYDRQSSVGRLDKALDEAAARGWTIVDIKRDWGRVFAWE from the coding sequence ATGCGTCGTCAGCCGGCTCTGATCCTGCGCGGGCTCGCTGCTGCCCTGTCCCTGCTTTTGCTGGCCTGTCATGTCGCGCTGGCGCAGAACGACCCTCTGCCCTCCTGGAACGACGGCGCCGTCAAGACGGCCGTCACCGCCTTCGTCGAACGAGTCACAGCCGACGGTTCGTCCGATTTCGTGCCGGCGCCGGAGCGCATCGCCGTCTTCGACAATGACGGCACGCTATGGTGCGAACAGCCGGTCTATTTCCAGGTCGCCTTCGCCTTCGACCGCGTGAGCGCCCTGGCGCCGCAACATCCCGAATGGAAGACCGAAGAGCCCTTTCGCTCGCTTCTGGCAAAGGACATGAAGACCTTCACCGCCAACGGTGAAAAGAGCGTGCTGGCTGTGATCGCCGCGACGCACGCCGGCATGACGACGGACGATTTCCGCCAGGCCGTGCTGGATTGGATCGCGACCGCAAAGCATCCGCGCTTCAATCGACTTTACACCGATCTCGTCTACCAGCCGATGCTCGAGCTTCTCGGTTATCTGCGCGCGAACGGCTTCAAGACCTTCATCGTCTCCGGCGGCGGCATCGAGTTCATGCGGCCCTGGACCGAGAAGATCTATGGCATCCCGCCGGAACAGGTGGTCGGCTCGTCCGCCGTAACGCAATTCGACATGGGTGCCGATGGCAAACCCGTTCTGATGAAGCTCGCCAAGACCGAGTTCGTCGACGACGGCTCGGGCAAGCCCGTTGGCATCAATCGCTTCATCGGCCGGCGGCCGATATTCGCCTTCGGCAATTCCGACGGCGATCTACAGATGCTGCAATGGACCGCGGCCGGTGCCGGCGCCCGCTTCATGGGTCTCGTGCATCATACCGACGCCGAACGCGAATACGCCTATGACCGGCAATCGTCCGTCGGCCGGCTCGACAAGGCGCTCGACGAGGCCGCAGCGAGGGGCTGGACCATCGTCGACATCAAGCGCGATTGGGGCCGCGTGTTCGCCTGGGAGTGA
- a CDS encoding DUF3768 domain-containing protein yields the protein MIEQAGVCYFWKIDYYDLLHRYALPDAVDPTATHRGLTITRADGY from the coding sequence GTGATTGAACAGGCTGGCGTCTGTTATTTCTGGAAGATCGACTACTACGACCTCCTGCATCGTTACGCTTTGCCGGATGCCGTCGACCCGACCGCCACCCATCGTGGTCTGACGATCACGCGGGCGGACGGATATTGA
- a CDS encoding type II toxin-antitoxin system Phd/YefM family antitoxin — protein sequence MTKTMKASEFEANCLAVVEEVAATGETVVVTKDGKPVVELVPHKKEKKKGLIGALKDDLVIKGDIISPVDVEWNAMK from the coding sequence ATGACGAAGACCATGAAAGCATCGGAGTTCGAGGCAAACTGCCTCGCGGTCGTCGAGGAAGTGGCTGCGACCGGTGAAACCGTCGTCGTGACCAAAGACGGCAAGCCCGTCGTCGAGTTGGTGCCTCACAAAAAGGAAAAGAAAAAGGGATTGATCGGCGCCTTGAAGGACGATCTGGTGATCAAAGGCGACATCATTTCGCCGGTCGATGTCGAATGGAATGCGATGAAGTGA
- a CDS encoding rhodanese family protein — MTDMKTISPARAAELMRQGAVLIDIRERDEYARENIPGARHHALSQLGQGSVARDGDDILVFHCRSGARTKGNVARLASAAGACETYVLEGGIDAWKKAGLPVTLDRNQPIDIMRQVQIGAGSLVLIGVLLGAFVNPGFYALSGFVGAGLLVAGTTGFCGMARILAVMPWNKRTYAPAK, encoded by the coding sequence ATGACTGACATGAAAACCATCTCCCCTGCGCGCGCCGCCGAGCTCATGCGGCAAGGCGCCGTGCTGATCGATATCCGCGAGCGCGACGAATATGCGCGCGAGAACATTCCAGGCGCACGCCATCACGCCTTGAGCCAGTTGGGCCAAGGTAGCGTTGCGCGCGATGGCGACGACATTTTGGTCTTTCACTGCCGGTCCGGCGCGCGCACCAAAGGCAATGTCGCGCGGCTCGCTTCAGCCGCCGGTGCCTGCGAGACTTATGTGCTCGAGGGCGGTATCGACGCCTGGAAGAAGGCCGGGCTGCCGGTCACGCTCGACCGCAACCAGCCGATCGACATCATGCGGCAGGTTCAGATCGGCGCCGGCTCGCTGGTGCTCATCGGCGTGCTGCTCGGTGCTTTCGTCAATCCCGGCTTCTATGCCTTGTCGGGCTTCGTCGGCGCGGGTCTGCTCGTAGCCGGCACCACCGGCTTCTGCGGCATGGCGCGCATCCTCGCCGTGATGCCCTGGAACAAGCGCACCTACGCGCCGGCGAAATGA
- a CDS encoding type II toxin-antitoxin system VapC family toxin — translation MIVIDTHVAIWLTTENPRLGIRSRTICEQALNDGELAISAISFWEMAMLTAKGRLGAATSPAQHRRVIIDGGAQELPVSGDIAILGAEIDGLPGDPADRLIAATAIHHNATLLTADRALLSWDNPLRRQDAAR, via the coding sequence GTGATCGTGATCGACACTCACGTCGCAATCTGGCTCACCACCGAGAATCCGCGTCTCGGGATTCGAAGCCGAACAATTTGCGAGCAAGCTCTCAATGACGGAGAGCTTGCAATCAGTGCGATCAGCTTCTGGGAAATGGCCATGTTGACCGCCAAGGGACGGCTTGGCGCGGCAACGTCGCCCGCTCAGCACCGTCGCGTTATCATCGACGGCGGCGCCCAAGAGTTGCCGGTGTCCGGAGACATCGCAATATTGGGCGCAGAGATCGACGGGCTGCCCGGCGATCCGGCCGACCGCCTCATCGCAGCAACGGCGATCCATCATAATGCCACGCTGCTCACAGCGGATCGCGCGTTGCTGAGTTGGGACAATCCTCTGCGGCGCCAGGACGCCGCCAGATGA
- a CDS encoding PepSY-associated TM helix domain-containing protein has translation MRGLFTLIHRWIGLAIATFIVVSGLTGAVISWDHELDELINPHLLLSPHVGARVPPLDIISHAETSEPRAFVVYMALDPEPGRNYEVMLEPKVDPATGKLYNLDFNRIYYDSVTGAEVGRRNWGAAWPITRETFVSFLYKLHYMYHIPEMWGTDRWGYWLLGIVALVWTLDCFVGFYLTLPLRRKEREATPSKGYWARWKPAWQIKTSGSAYRINFDVHRAFGLWFWVLLFIVAFTGFSLNLYREVFYPMMSMVSQVTPDIFMTREPTPIGKPITPKLTFDAVLAKGEIEASRQGIKEPPGGVFYATQWGVYGVLFFKSGDDHGSGGVGPALLTFDQEDGRYLGRRIPWEGTAADIFLQAQFPLHSGRILGLPGRIAISLLGLACAALAVTGVVIWYRKRRARIRVRIAERERLNRQVAVV, from the coding sequence ATGCGTGGGCTGTTCACCCTCATCCACCGGTGGATTGGACTGGCCATTGCCACGTTCATTGTTGTGAGTGGACTGACCGGCGCGGTCATATCCTGGGATCACGAACTCGATGAACTGATCAATCCGCACCTGCTGCTTAGCCCGCATGTGGGTGCGAGAGTGCCGCCGCTTGATATTATCAGCCACGCGGAGACGTCTGAGCCACGGGCTTTTGTCGTCTATATGGCCCTCGATCCGGAGCCGGGTCGCAACTACGAAGTCATGCTTGAGCCGAAGGTCGATCCGGCCACCGGCAAGCTCTACAATCTCGATTTCAACCGCATCTACTATGATTCCGTCACCGGAGCGGAGGTTGGGCGGCGTAACTGGGGCGCCGCGTGGCCCATTACCCGAGAGACGTTTGTCTCCTTTCTCTATAAGCTTCATTATATGTACCACATACCCGAAATGTGGGGGACGGACCGATGGGGCTATTGGCTCCTCGGCATCGTCGCACTGGTGTGGACTCTAGATTGTTTCGTAGGCTTTTATCTGACGCTGCCATTACGGCGGAAGGAGCGCGAGGCGACTCCAAGCAAGGGCTATTGGGCGCGCTGGAAGCCGGCTTGGCAGATCAAGACAAGCGGTAGCGCTTATCGGATCAATTTCGATGTCCACCGCGCTTTCGGATTGTGGTTCTGGGTGCTTCTCTTCATTGTGGCCTTTACCGGCTTTTCATTGAACCTTTATCGGGAGGTTTTTTACCCGATGATGTCGATGGTGTCGCAAGTGACACCGGATATCTTCATGACCCGCGAGCCTACGCCCATCGGCAAGCCCATTACGCCCAAGCTCACATTCGACGCGGTTCTTGCCAAAGGCGAGATCGAAGCCAGCAGACAAGGCATCAAGGAGCCGCCCGGCGGAGTGTTCTACGCGACGCAGTGGGGCGTCTACGGTGTGTTGTTCTTCAAGTCCGGCGACGATCACGGCTCCGGTGGCGTCGGGCCAGCCCTTCTGACATTCGACCAGGAGGATGGAAGGTATCTCGGTCGACGCATTCCATGGGAGGGTACAGCGGCCGATATCTTCTTGCAGGCACAGTTCCCCTTGCACTCTGGACGCATCCTTGGCTTGCCAGGCCGGATCGCGATTTCGCTGCTCGGTCTTGCTTGCGCGGCACTGGCGGTCACAGGCGTCGTGATTTGGTATCGTAAGCGTCGGGCACGCATCCGTGTCCGCATTGCTGAGCGCGAGCGGCTAAATCGCCAGGTAGCGGTTGTTTAA
- a CDS encoding HdeA/HdeB family chaperone, with product MLRTILIAGAVMAGAVSMPATAQVNLDMNQITCGDWLGYDQTSREFVGYWMSGYYSATRNDNVLDFRRLKQNAEKVAAYCKKHKSEPLPKAINRLKT from the coding sequence ATGCTGCGAACGATACTCATCGCTGGCGCCGTGATGGCGGGAGCCGTTTCCATGCCGGCAACCGCCCAGGTCAATCTCGACATGAACCAGATCACCTGCGGTGACTGGCTCGGCTACGACCAGACCAGCCGCGAATTCGTCGGCTATTGGATGAGCGGATATTACAGCGCGACCAGAAACGACAACGTGCTCGATTTCCGCCGCTTGAAGCAGAACGCGGAAAAGGTCGCGGCCTATTGCAAGAAACATAAGTCGGAGCCGCTGCCGAAAGCAATCAACAGGCTGAAGACCTGA
- a CDS encoding MBL fold metallo-hydrolase, which produces MPATSKAEIKAFFDEPTNTVSYLVWDPATKEAAVVDPVLNFDHRSGEATVHSADAMLEEAERLGLTITQILETHAHADHLSGAPYIKLKTGAKIAIGEHIKDVQRIFRPVFNAMDVSGEGSEFDHLFKDGERFKVGSLDGEVIYTPGHTPACVSYKIGDAVFVGDTMFMPDYGTARADFPGGDARQLYRSIQRVLSLPSETRLFMCHDYKAPGRDQYAWETTVGEERARNVHVHEGVSEDDFVKMRETRDATLAAPLLLLPSIQVNIRAGKFPPAEANGVRYLKVPVKLAS; this is translated from the coding sequence ATGCCCGCCACCAGCAAGGCAGAGATCAAGGCCTTCTTCGACGAACCCACCAATACCGTCAGCTATCTGGTGTGGGACCCCGCGACCAAGGAAGCCGCGGTGGTCGATCCCGTGCTGAACTTCGATCATCGCAGCGGCGAGGCGACCGTGCATTCGGCCGACGCCATGCTGGAGGAGGCGGAGCGGCTCGGGCTCACGATCACGCAGATTCTCGAGACGCACGCGCATGCCGACCACTTGTCCGGCGCGCCCTATATCAAGCTCAAGACCGGCGCCAAGATCGCGATCGGCGAGCACATCAAGGACGTGCAGCGCATCTTCCGTCCGGTGTTCAATGCCATGGACGTCTCAGGCGAAGGCTCGGAGTTCGATCATCTGTTCAAGGATGGCGAGCGCTTCAAAGTCGGCAGCCTCGACGGCGAGGTGATCTATACACCCGGCCACACGCCCGCCTGCGTCTCCTACAAGATCGGCGACGCCGTATTCGTCGGCGACACGATGTTCATGCCGGACTACGGCACGGCGCGTGCCGACTTCCCCGGCGGCGATGCGCGCCAGCTCTATCGTTCGATCCAGCGTGTGCTGTCGCTGCCTTCCGAGACGCGTCTGTTCATGTGTCACGACTATAAGGCGCCCGGCCGCGATCAATATGCGTGGGAGACCACGGTCGGCGAGGAGCGCGCGCGCAATGTGCACGTGCATGAGGGCGTCAGCGAGGACGACTTCGTCAAGATGCGCGAGACGCGCGATGCGACGCTCGCGGCGCCGCTGCTGCTCTTGCCGTCGATCCAAGTGAATATCCGCGCCGGCAAGTTTCCGCCGGCCGAGGCCAACGGCGTGCGCTATCTCAAGGTGCCGGTGAAGCTGGCGTCGTAG
- a CDS encoding sulfite exporter TauE/SafE family protein, giving the protein MTLLQTALAIASGGVVGFSLGLVGGGGSILAVPLLVYVVGVPNAHVAIGTSAVAVAANAAVSLFGHARARTVKWPCALAFAVSGMIGAAGGAQIGKMVDGTRLLAAFGALMIVIGLLLLRPRKSGDNPHVKLSSANVAHLLPWLVGIGLLVGLLSGFFGIGGGFLVVPGLIAATAMPLINAIGSSLVSVTALGMTTAASYAVSGFVDWPLAGLFIAGGAAGGVLGIRLARHLSGHKHALSRIFAGIVIAVGVYVVTRSIWI; this is encoded by the coding sequence ATGACGCTGCTGCAGACAGCGCTGGCGATCGCCTCGGGTGGTGTCGTCGGCTTCTCGCTCGGCCTCGTCGGCGGCGGCGGCTCGATCCTCGCCGTGCCGCTGCTCGTCTATGTCGTCGGCGTGCCGAACGCCCATGTCGCCATCGGCACGAGCGCCGTCGCGGTCGCGGCGAACGCCGCTGTCAGCCTCTTCGGTCATGCCCGCGCCCGCACCGTAAAGTGGCCCTGTGCGCTGGCCTTCGCCGTGTCCGGCATGATCGGCGCCGCCGGCGGCGCGCAGATCGGCAAGATGGTCGATGGCACGCGCCTGCTCGCGGCCTTCGGTGCCCTGATGATCGTCATTGGCCTGTTGCTGCTGCGGCCGCGCAAGTCCGGCGACAACCCGCACGTCAAACTCTCGAGCGCCAATGTCGCGCACCTGCTGCCGTGGCTCGTCGGCATCGGCTTGCTGGTCGGCCTGTTGTCCGGCTTCTTCGGTATCGGCGGCGGCTTTCTGGTCGTACCGGGCCTGATCGCCGCGACGGCAATGCCGCTGATCAACGCCATCGGCTCGTCGCTCGTATCGGTAACCGCCCTCGGTATGACCACCGCTGCGAGCTACGCGGTGTCCGGCTTTGTCGACTGGCCGCTCGCCGGCCTCTTCATCGCTGGCGGCGCGGCCGGGGGCGTCCTCGGCATCCGCCTCGCCCGCCACCTGTCGGGCCACAAACATGCGCTCTCGCGCATCTTCGCCGGTATCGTGATCGCGGTCGGCGTGTATGTCGTCACGCGATCGATTTGGATCTAG